In one window of Calypte anna isolate BGI_N300 chromosome 27, bCalAnn1_v1.p, whole genome shotgun sequence DNA:
- the PNMT gene encoding phenylethanolamine N-methyltransferase — protein sequence MSSLAALREGYERFEPLAYLRNNYLPPRADFSSEEFVVPWKLRCLAETFASGEIHGHTLIDVGSGPTIYQLLSACDHFEEIVATDYLAVNREELGRWARGEPGTFDWSPFIQHVCKIEGRGEPWQEKEHRLRSRLRRILPIDVHQPDPLGTPLSPPADALLSAFCLEAVSPDHAAFSRALTHVGSLLRPGGHALLLGALGESFYLAGAARLPVVPLDEADVRGALVGAGFALRDFRAYAMPPALRTGVDDVDGVFFAHAQKPLEA from the exons ATGAGCAGCTTGGCCGCTCTCCGGGAGGGCTACGAACGCTTCGAGCCTCTCGCTTACCTGCGGAACAACTACCTGCCCCCCCGCGCCGACTTCTCCTCCGAGGAGTTCGTGGTGCCCTGGAAGCTGCGATGCTTGGCCGAGACCTTCGCCAGCG gtgaGATCCATGGCCACACGCTGATCGACGTGGGCTCGGGCCCCACCATCTACCAACTGCTGAGCGCCTGTGACCACTTCGAGGAGATCGTGGCCACCGACTACCTGGCGGTGAACCGGGAGGAGCTGGGGCGCTGGGCACGGGGGGAGCCCGGCACCTTCGACTGGAGCCCCTTCATCCAGCACGTCTGCAAGATCGAGGGACGTGG GGAGCCGTGGCAGGAGAAGGAGCACCGGCTGCGTTCCCGGCTGCGGCGGATCCTTCCCATCGACGTGCACCAACCGGACCCCTTGGGGACCCCCCTGAGCCCCCCGGCAGACGCCCTCCTCTCCGCCTTCTGCCTGGAAGCCGTCAGCCCCGACCACGCCGCCTTCTCCCGGGCGCTGACACACGTGGGTTCCCTGCTGCGCCCGGGGGGTCACGCGTTGCtgctgggggctctgggggAATCTTTCTACCTGGCGGGGGCTGCCCGGCTGCCGGTGGTCCCGTTGGACGAGGCCGATGTCCGGGGGGCTTTGGTGGGTGCTGGTTTTGCCCTCCGGGATTTCCGTGCCTATGCCATGCCCCCCGCCCTCCGCACCGGTGTGGACGACGTCGATGGCGTCTTCTTCGCCCACGCGCAGAAACCACTGGAAGCCTGA
- the PGAP3 gene encoding LOW QUALITY PROTEIN: post-GPI attachment to proteins factor 3 (The sequence of the model RefSeq protein was modified relative to this genomic sequence to represent the inferred CDS: deleted 1 base in 1 codon), producing MAARTAVLLLLGAAAAPVPARGSQGDREPLYRECLSRCERQNCSGAALRHFRARQPLYMGLTGWSCRDDCQYECMWVTVRLYLQGGHRVPQFHGKWPFSRFLFFQEPASAFASFLNGLVSFLMLLRYRATVPPTSPMYPTCVAFAWVSLNAWFWSTVFHTRDTALTEKLDYFCASAVILHSVYLCCVRTIGLQRPALISIFRAFLLLFLACHISYLTLIRFDYSYNMAANAAMGLLNLGWWLRWCLRSRLPHAWKCAAVVLLLQALALLELLDFPPLLWVLDAHALWHLGTVPLNVLFYSFLMDDSLYLLKANSDLSKVD from the exons ATGGCGGCACGAACCgcggtgctgctgctgctgggggcagcGGCGGCGCCGGTCCCGGCCCGGGGATCACAAGGGGACCGGGAACCGCTGTACCGCGAGTGCCTGAGCCGCTGCGAGCGCCAGAACTGCTCGGGAGCGGCGCTGCGGCACTTCCGGGCCCGGCAGCCGCTCTACATGGGCCTGACAG gCTGGAGCTGCCGTGACGACTGTCAGTACGAGTGCATGTGGGTGACCGTGCGGCTGTACCTGCAGGGGGGACACCGGGTGCCCCAGTTCCACGGCAAG TGGCCCTTCTCCCGGTTCCTCTTCTTCCAGGAGCCGGCGTCCGCCTTCGCCTCCTTCCTCAATGGCCTCGTCAGCTTCCTCATGCTGCTGCGTTACAGAGCCACCGtg ccccccacctcccccatGTACCCCACCTGCGTCGCCTTTGCCTGG GTCTCCTTAAACGCCTGGTTCTGGTCCACTGTGTTCCACACGAGGGACACGGCGCTGACAGAG AAATTGGATTATTTCTGCGCCTCAGCCGTCATCCTGCACTCCGTGTACCTGTGCTGTgtcag GACAATTGGGCTGCAGCGCCCAGCCTTAATCAGCATCTTCAGggccttcctcctcctcttcctcgcCTGCCACATCTCCTACCTGACCCTCATCCGCTTCGACTACAGCTACAACATGGCAGCCAACGCGGCCATGG GACTCCTCAACTTGGGGTGGTGGCTGCGCTGGTGCCTGCGGAGTCGCCTGCCCCACGCCTGGAAGTGTGCGGccgtggtgctgctgctgcaggcactggcactgctggagcttttggacttccctcccctcctctgggTTCTGGATGCCCACGCCCTCTGGCACCTCGGCACCGTCCCCCTCAATGTCCTCTTCTACAG TTTCCTGATGGATGACAGCCTCTACCTCCTGAAGGCCAACTCCGACCTCTCCAAAGTGGACtag